One Bacteriovorax sp. PP10 DNA window includes the following coding sequences:
- the ccoS gene encoding cbb3-type cytochrome oxidase assembly protein CcoS, which yields MEIMPFLIPIALIMATFFIGGFIWMTKKGQYDDLETPRHRMLLEDEKKATHTKEGEL from the coding sequence ATGGAAATAATGCCGTTTCTTATTCCGATTGCGCTCATCATGGCCACCTTCTTTATAGGTGGATTTATCTGGATGACCAAAAAGGGACAATACGATGACCTGGAAACACCAAGACACAGAATGCTTTTAGAAGATGAAAAAAAAGCTACTCATACTAAAGAAGGAGAATTATGA
- a CDS encoding heavy metal translocating P-type ATPase, whose amino-acid sequence MSACIHCDQSVVTAYFNEDKSDEGPFCCRGCLTVYNVIHAKGLAEYYEIKKNVSFFKKRAPVEIKTAHYSYLDDDDFLKEYSYQSLNNERTMEFYLEGIHCLACLWIIEKLPEFVVGVRSSKLNMGRSVVSIVLRSEGKFSLVAYELENLGYHPHPIKMNQDSQDLKTKEERSGLLRIGIAGAAAGNIMLYAVSLYAGAGPEYATFFNWLTVLFAVPVLTYSAFPFYRNSWIALKNKSLSIDVPISLALIMGGVMGVYNLINGINENYFDSLSALVFLLLMSRYFLKAIQEMGLGTTDLHFFYQGESVLRVDENNPGQFLEIHPKFIKVDDLLKISPMQIIPADAVVVSGETYLNNSLLTGESELQKVGLNSEVFSGTMNMGTEIIIKVKKVNKETRLGQILRSIENGWGHKSKIIDVTNLISKYFVAIVFILSIVLFVWSYREGNTKHALEQALTLLIVTCPCALAIATPLTFIRTLSKSAQKGIIIKDDSVIEKLSRVKNIFIDKTGTITQNTLKISSFYILQNSIVAPHDVIFNLERHSTHPLAVSLKNYIQPLPLKPLLVSDLKEVPGVGVSGIIENHFYEIKNHSIYEDHKIICTFEAKDTVRLDAKEAIAKLRHHNVNIQILSGDKEEYVSTIAQEVGLLPSEYQASLSPEKKSQVIKASEHSLMIGDGANDAIALSYADTGIAVFGAMDISLRAADVYLSLPGLLPVAELITISKETMKVIYRNLVLSLFYNSISVVLAFTGYISPLTAAIIMPLSSLSVLISTLIGTKKLRMLWK is encoded by the coding sequence ATGAGTGCATGCATCCATTGCGACCAGAGCGTCGTAACAGCTTATTTCAATGAAGATAAAAGCGACGAAGGCCCTTTTTGTTGCCGTGGATGCCTGACTGTTTACAATGTAATTCATGCTAAAGGCCTGGCTGAATATTATGAAATCAAAAAGAATGTCTCATTTTTCAAAAAACGCGCTCCCGTTGAGATCAAGACCGCACACTACTCTTATCTTGATGATGACGATTTCTTAAAAGAATACAGTTATCAAAGTTTAAATAATGAACGCACAATGGAGTTTTACCTTGAAGGTATTCATTGCCTTGCGTGCTTATGGATTATTGAAAAACTCCCTGAGTTCGTTGTTGGTGTCAGATCAAGTAAATTGAATATGGGCCGCTCAGTAGTCAGTATCGTTTTGAGATCTGAGGGAAAATTCTCACTGGTTGCTTATGAATTGGAGAATTTGGGTTATCACCCTCATCCAATAAAAATGAATCAGGATTCTCAGGACCTTAAAACCAAAGAAGAAAGATCAGGACTTTTAAGAATTGGAATAGCTGGAGCAGCTGCTGGTAATATCATGCTTTACGCTGTGTCTTTATATGCCGGAGCAGGGCCTGAGTATGCGACATTTTTTAACTGGCTAACAGTTCTTTTTGCTGTGCCTGTTTTAACTTACTCTGCTTTTCCTTTTTATCGCAATTCATGGATTGCTCTTAAAAATAAATCACTTTCTATTGATGTCCCTATTTCACTTGCTCTTATCATGGGTGGTGTGATGGGAGTTTATAATTTAATTAATGGAATTAACGAGAACTATTTTGATTCATTAAGTGCGTTAGTCTTTTTACTTTTAATGTCACGCTACTTTCTCAAGGCCATTCAGGAAATGGGATTAGGTACGACTGACTTACATTTCTTCTATCAGGGAGAAAGTGTTTTAAGAGTTGATGAGAATAATCCCGGACAATTTTTAGAAATCCATCCTAAATTTATTAAAGTCGACGACCTTTTGAAAATTTCTCCGATGCAAATCATTCCGGCAGATGCTGTGGTTGTTTCAGGTGAAACCTACCTCAACAATTCCCTTTTGACTGGAGAATCAGAGCTACAAAAAGTTGGACTGAACTCTGAGGTCTTCTCAGGCACGATGAATATGGGAACTGAAATCATCATCAAAGTTAAAAAGGTCAATAAGGAAACTCGTTTAGGCCAAATCCTAAGAAGTATTGAAAATGGATGGGGACATAAGTCAAAAATTATTGATGTAACGAATTTGATCTCAAAATACTTTGTGGCCATCGTTTTTATTCTCTCAATAGTTCTCTTTGTCTGGAGTTATAGAGAAGGAAATACAAAACATGCTCTTGAACAGGCACTCACTCTTTTAATCGTGACTTGCCCATGTGCTTTGGCGATTGCCACTCCATTAACATTTATCAGGACACTTTCTAAGTCTGCCCAGAAAGGAATTATCATTAAAGACGACTCTGTTATCGAGAAGCTTTCTCGAGTGAAAAATATCTTTATTGATAAAACAGGAACAATCACACAAAACACGCTAAAAATATCTTCTTTTTATATTCTACAAAATTCAATTGTGGCGCCTCATGACGTCATCTTCAACCTTGAAAGACATTCGACTCACCCACTGGCCGTCAGCTTAAAAAATTATATTCAACCTCTGCCTTTAAAACCGTTACTGGTTTCAGACTTAAAAGAAGTTCCAGGTGTTGGCGTCAGTGGTATTATTGAAAATCATTTTTACGAAATAAAAAATCATTCAATTTATGAAGATCATAAAATCATTTGCACTTTTGAAGCAAAAGACACCGTTCGTCTGGACGCTAAAGAGGCCATCGCGAAACTTCGTCATCACAATGTGAACATTCAAATTCTCTCAGGTGATAAAGAAGAGTATGTAAGCACGATTGCTCAAGAAGTAGGTCTTCTTCCGTCTGAATATCAAGCAAGTCTTTCACCTGAAAAGAAGAGTCAGGTTATTAAAGCAAGTGAGCACTCTCTCATGATTGGAGATGGCGCTAACGATGCAATCGCTCTTAGCTATGCTGATACGGGGATCGCAGTCTTTGGGGCGATGGATATTTCTCTGCGGGCCGCAGATGTTTATTTAAGTCTTCCTGGATTACTGCCAGTCGCTGAGCTCATTACAATTTCCAAAGAAACAATGAAAGTGATTTATCGCAATTTAGTGCTCTCACTTTTTTACAATAGTATTTCCGTAGTGCTCGCTTTCACAGGGTATATCTCCCCTTTAACTGCGGCCATTATCATGCCTTTAAGTTCGCTGTCCGTTTTAATCTCGACACTAATAGGTACTAAAAAACTAAGGATGCTATGGAAATAA
- a CDS encoding cyclic nucleotide-binding domain-containing protein yields MKSVKHIELSSDLIDKITDYFPSKKFKSQSHLFYEGQIPISGYLVLDGSIQVSYKKKFKKMLNAGYLIGVAELLHKKPIQLSAEAFPNTEICFLDRSTLLEIFKGHDVELVALFKALIEKAT; encoded by the coding sequence ATGAAATCAGTAAAGCACATCGAACTAAGCAGTGATCTAATAGATAAAATCACTGATTATTTCCCCTCAAAAAAGTTCAAATCTCAATCTCATCTTTTTTACGAAGGACAGATTCCGATTTCCGGGTATCTGGTTTTAGATGGCTCTATTCAAGTCAGTTACAAAAAGAAATTTAAAAAGATGCTTAATGCTGGCTACCTGATTGGTGTCGCTGAACTTCTTCATAAGAAACCTATCCAGTTAAGTGCAGAAGCTTTTCCCAACACCGAAATCTGCTTCCTCGACAGAAGCACTCTCCTAGAAATCTTTAAAGGCCATGATGTTGAACTTGTAGCACTTTTCAAGGCCCTTATCGAGAAGGCCACATGA
- a CDS encoding Crp/Fnr family transcriptional regulator produces the protein MKKVSPSSCEGCPARQEGIFCNLDFADIIDVSHHKITNKYKKGQTLFVQGTHPFGLYCISAGNIKLTKTGVDGKESIVRIVHAGDILGHRSLFTDEDFGKTATAMEDTEVCFIDKKYILSLIQKNPSVALNIINKLSRDMGNAETKLSSLHQKNVRERLAELLLSLKATHGVKEDNRWRIDLKLTREEMATMIGTANETLIRFMTEFKEAGIIEQEGKVLYVKDEEELLNWANIHY, from the coding sequence ATGAAAAAAGTTTCTCCAAGCAGTTGTGAAGGTTGTCCGGCCAGACAAGAAGGGATTTTTTGTAATCTGGATTTCGCCGATATTATCGACGTAAGCCATCACAAAATTACCAATAAGTATAAAAAAGGTCAGACACTTTTCGTGCAAGGGACACATCCATTTGGTCTCTACTGTATTAGTGCAGGAAATATTAAATTGACAAAGACTGGTGTCGATGGAAAAGAATCTATCGTTCGCATTGTTCATGCTGGTGATATTTTAGGACACAGAAGTCTTTTTACAGATGAAGACTTTGGAAAAACGGCCACGGCAATGGAAGACACTGAAGTGTGCTTCATCGACAAAAAGTACATTCTTTCTCTAATTCAAAAAAATCCATCTGTTGCATTGAACATTATCAACAAACTTTCCCGCGACATGGGGAATGCTGAAACCAAACTTAGCTCTCTACACCAAAAAAATGTTCGCGAGCGTCTCGCTGAACTTCTCTTATCTCTTAAGGCCACTCATGGAGTGAAAGAGGATAATCGCTGGAGAATTGATCTAAAGCTGACTCGTGAAGAGATGGCCACAATGATTGGTACTGCCAATGAAACTCTCATTCGTTTTATGACTGAATTTAAAGAGGCCGGAATTATTGAACAGGAAGGAAAAGTTCTCTACGTCAAAGATGAAGAAGAACTTCTAAACTGGGCCAACATTCATTATTAA
- a CDS encoding NAD(P)H-hydrate dehydratase — protein sequence MIIKIDSKDAKNLIPKRSKLSSKIDGGKVLIVAGGAGLHGAGILSALAATRSGAGYTHLMTDLVKYPWVKFPDFILHKFSLTELKKNSKDVIAMGPGLGTAESKKKLLRFLIKSKIEKVVLDADALTMLSTMKVKQLPSTWILTPHEGELARLLGVTSTSVKKKRVEHLIMAQKKFGCVVLLKGAESLISDGKRIQKVSNGTVALAKAGTGDVLLGMIAAFYAQGLNQVEATVLGTFIHGQASADWMKKGNDHLSLRPMDLIEQIPKTIFKLRGNVVKV from the coding sequence ATGATTATAAAAATAGATAGCAAAGATGCAAAAAACCTCATCCCAAAGCGCTCTAAGTTATCAAGTAAAATTGACGGTGGAAAGGTGCTAATTGTTGCAGGAGGCGCTGGACTTCATGGGGCGGGGATTCTTTCAGCGCTGGCGGCCACCAGATCTGGGGCAGGTTATACCCATTTGATGACTGATTTGGTTAAGTACCCGTGGGTGAAATTTCCAGATTTTATTCTTCATAAGTTTTCATTAACTGAATTAAAAAAGAATTCTAAAGATGTCATTGCGATGGGGCCAGGACTTGGAACGGCGGAAAGTAAAAAAAAGTTGTTACGTTTCTTAATAAAATCAAAGATCGAGAAAGTTGTTTTAGATGCTGATGCTTTGACGATGTTATCTACAATGAAAGTTAAACAACTTCCATCGACGTGGATTCTTACTCCTCACGAAGGAGAACTTGCAAGACTTCTGGGAGTCACTTCGACTTCAGTTAAGAAGAAGCGCGTAGAGCATCTTATAATGGCCCAGAAGAAGTTTGGATGTGTTGTTTTGCTAAAAGGTGCGGAGTCACTAATTAGCGATGGCAAGCGTATACAAAAAGTCTCAAATGGAACAGTGGCCTTAGCGAAAGCGGGGACAGGTGATGTTTTACTCGGAATGATCGCGGCCTTTTACGCTCAAGGATTAAATCAGGTTGAGGCCACTGTGCTTGGGACTTTTATTCATGGGCAGGCGTCGGCAGATTGGATGAAAAAAGGGAATGATCATTTAAGTCTCCGCCCAATGGATCTCATTGAGCAGATTCCTAAAACGATTTTTAAACTAAGGGGTAATGTAGTTAAGGTTTAA
- a CDS encoding nucleotidyltransferase family protein, protein MSKVKIACLLLCAGKSSRMSPDHKLLLKIDNEHSILQRTAMEITRSQFYEIIAVTGFEEELVKAELKGLALEIYHNKNYENGLHSSIKEGLKHLGPQADYFTICLADQPMLSHKDYNLLIDTVNANPDFTLFRPVFNGRPGNPVVISKKYIPEILAHEDVDQGCFYLFEKYPEATIEVPMKNHSTLIDIDTPELFEEVRFHLKERE, encoded by the coding sequence ATGTCTAAAGTCAAAATTGCTTGTCTTTTATTGTGTGCAGGGAAGAGCTCGAGAATGAGTCCTGATCACAAACTTCTTTTGAAAATTGATAATGAGCATTCTATTTTACAGAGAACTGCTATGGAAATTACCCGTAGTCAGTTTTATGAAATCATTGCTGTTACCGGTTTTGAAGAAGAGCTTGTGAAGGCCGAATTAAAAGGTCTTGCTCTGGAAATTTATCATAACAAGAATTATGAAAATGGCCTGCACTCATCAATTAAAGAAGGGCTTAAGCATTTGGGCCCGCAAGCAGATTATTTTACCATATGCCTTGCAGATCAACCCATGCTTAGTCATAAAGATTATAATTTGTTAATTGATACGGTGAACGCGAATCCCGATTTCACATTATTTAGACCTGTCTTTAATGGAAGGCCTGGAAATCCAGTTGTGATTTCAAAAAAGTATATTCCAGAAATTTTGGCCCACGAAGATGTAGACCAGGGTTGTTTTTACTTATTTGAAAAATACCCTGAAGCGACAATTGAAGTTCCTATGAAAAATCACTCGACCTTAATAGATATAGACACGCCTGAGCTTTTTGAAGAAGTCAGATTTCATTTAAAAGAGAGAGAATAA
- a CDS encoding iron-sulfur cluster assembly scaffold protein: MSQEIERKGQCHNPLYGDKIAISIMSKDGILQSIKILPTGCSISAASASLIADLIEGKTIAEVEEFITSVNEHFSLVNAHKEWPKKLKFLSPLRRIRETPFKDSMRADYQGTAKEALKNYQSSTKIEDSDKVETRKDT, from the coding sequence ATGTCTCAAGAAATAGAGAGAAAAGGGCAGTGCCATAATCCATTGTACGGAGATAAGATTGCAATCTCTATAATGAGTAAAGATGGCATTCTTCAAAGTATAAAAATTTTGCCTACTGGATGCAGTATTTCTGCGGCCTCTGCTTCTCTTATCGCGGACCTGATTGAAGGGAAAACGATTGCAGAAGTTGAAGAGTTTATCACGTCAGTGAATGAGCACTTTTCTCTAGTGAATGCACATAAAGAATGGCCGAAAAAATTAAAGTTTTTATCACCATTAAGACGCATTAGAGAAACCCCCTTTAAAGATTCCATGCGTGCTGATTATCAGGGTACTGCAAAAGAAGCCTTGAAAAATTATCAATCCTCGACAAAAATAGAGGACAGTGATAAAGTAGAAACGCGAAAAGACACTTAA
- the ahpC gene encoding alkyl hydroperoxide reductase subunit C: protein MAATLINTQVPEFKANAYHNNDFITVTDKDLKGKWSIFFFYPADFTFVCPTELGDMADKYETFKKMGVEVYSVSTDTHFTHKAWHDTSETIKKIKYPMLADPTANLSRAFGVHIEEEGLSYRGTFLVDPNGKIKLVEINDNGIGRNADELLRKVQAAQFVAAHPNEVCPAKWTPGADTLKPGLDLVGKI, encoded by the coding sequence ATGGCCGCAACGTTAATCAACACACAGGTACCTGAGTTCAAAGCAAACGCGTACCACAACAATGATTTCATCACAGTTACTGACAAAGACCTTAAAGGTAAATGGTCAATCTTCTTCTTCTACCCAGCTGACTTTACATTCGTATGTCCAACTGAGTTAGGAGATATGGCAGATAAGTATGAAACATTCAAAAAAATGGGAGTAGAAGTTTACTCAGTATCTACAGATACTCACTTCACTCACAAAGCTTGGCACGATACTTCTGAAACAATTAAGAAAATCAAGTACCCAATGCTTGCTGATCCTACAGCAAACCTTTCACGTGCTTTCGGTGTTCATATTGAAGAAGAAGGTCTTTCGTACAGAGGAACTTTCTTAGTAGATCCAAACGGAAAAATTAAGTTAGTAGAAATCAACGACAACGGAATCGGAAGAAACGCTGACGAACTTCTAAGAAAAGTGCAAGCTGCTCAATTCGTAGCTGCTCACCCGAACGAAGTATGTCCAGCTAAGTGGACTCCAGGTGCAGACACTCTTAAACCAGGTCTTGATCTTGTAGGTAAAATCTAG
- the ahpF gene encoding alkyl hydroperoxide reductase subunit F, with product MLDNNILDQLKSVFGKLEKNVELVYKASEHADQKSLVEMLEQVASTSENITVRPAVGDHKAAYPQFHIEYEGKENGIYINGIPTGHEFTTLILAILNSDGKGKFPDDSVQSRIKRLKGPIVIKTFVSLTCENCPDVVQTLNQMAVIHGNFKHTLVDGGYTQDEIKALNVQGVPSVMVNDKLVYSGRLNLIDLLTALEKTFGTEDATHAKVVNADLGKFDVVVIGGGPAGAAAAIYTARKGLKTALLAERIGGQVQDTKGIENLIGVKYTEGPQLAAQLSGHIAEYPISVFEHRRVENIVNGTEKIITLEGGEKITAKNIIVTTGAKWRELNIPGEKEYIGRGVAFCPHCDGPYYKGKKIAVVGGGNSGVEAAIDLAGIVKEVILFEFMDTLKADKVLVDKLKSLPNVSIVTEARTAQVIGDGTKVVSLEYEDRKTKNMMKVDLDGIFVQIGLLPNSGFIKDIVETTKFGEIIVDVKGRTNVPGIYAAGDVTTTPYKQIIIAMGEGAKAGLAVFEDQMLL from the coding sequence ATGTTAGACAATAATATTTTAGATCAATTGAAATCAGTTTTTGGAAAATTAGAAAAGAATGTTGAACTTGTTTACAAAGCAAGTGAGCACGCTGATCAAAAATCTCTGGTGGAAATGCTGGAGCAAGTTGCTTCAACTTCTGAAAATATTACCGTAAGACCAGCTGTGGGCGACCACAAAGCAGCTTACCCTCAATTCCATATTGAGTATGAAGGTAAAGAAAACGGAATCTACATTAACGGGATTCCAACTGGACATGAGTTTACAACTCTTATCCTTGCAATTTTAAACTCTGACGGAAAGGGGAAATTCCCTGACGACAGCGTACAGTCTAGAATTAAAAGACTAAAAGGGCCGATCGTTATTAAAACTTTCGTTTCACTTACATGTGAAAACTGTCCTGATGTTGTACAAACATTAAATCAAATGGCCGTGATCCACGGAAACTTCAAGCACACGCTTGTCGACGGTGGATACACTCAAGATGAAATTAAAGCCTTAAACGTTCAGGGTGTTCCGAGCGTAATGGTTAATGATAAATTAGTTTACTCAGGACGACTTAACTTAATCGATCTTCTTACAGCACTAGAAAAAACATTCGGTACTGAAGATGCAACTCACGCAAAAGTCGTGAACGCTGACCTTGGAAAATTCGATGTTGTCGTTATCGGTGGTGGACCTGCTGGTGCCGCTGCTGCAATCTACACTGCAAGAAAAGGTCTTAAGACTGCTCTTCTTGCTGAGAGAATCGGAGGCCAGGTTCAAGACACGAAGGGGATTGAAAACCTTATTGGGGTTAAGTACACAGAAGGTCCTCAGCTTGCGGCCCAATTAAGTGGACACATTGCTGAGTACCCAATCTCAGTATTCGAACACAGACGTGTTGAAAATATTGTGAACGGAACTGAAAAAATCATCACTCTTGAAGGTGGAGAAAAAATCACTGCTAAAAACATCATTGTTACAACTGGTGCAAAGTGGAGAGAGCTCAACATTCCAGGTGAAAAAGAATATATCGGACGCGGAGTCGCTTTCTGTCCACACTGTGACGGCCCATACTACAAAGGTAAAAAGATTGCCGTTGTTGGTGGTGGTAACTCAGGTGTTGAGGCCGCAATCGATCTTGCAGGTATCGTAAAAGAAGTTATTTTATTCGAGTTCATGGATACACTTAAAGCGGATAAGGTTTTAGTTGATAAATTAAAATCCCTTCCAAACGTTTCAATCGTAACTGAAGCTCGCACAGCTCAGGTTATCGGTGACGGAACAAAAGTTGTCTCTCTTGAATATGAAGATAGAAAAACGAAGAACATGATGAAAGTTGATCTCGATGGGATCTTCGTTCAGATCGGTCTTCTTCCAAACTCTGGTTTCATCAAAGACATTGTTGAAACAACTAAGTTTGGAGAAATTATTGTAGACGTTAAAGGTAGAACGAATGTCCCGGGGATCTACGCCGCGGGAGACGTGACAACTACTCCGTATAAGCAAATCATTATTGCAATGGGCGAGGGAGCTAAAGCGGGACTTGCTGTGTTTGAAGATCAGATGTTGCTGTAA
- a CDS encoding polysaccharide deacetylase family protein: MKTLILISLLAFNTYAADDRQFPDPDQIYIPGKDIGFSKYLTKSLRATNKIALTFDDGPDVNLTPKLLDTLKAYNVKATFFILTERINAQTLPIIKRMVAEGHNVASHHHDHISSDNKTETVYRAGLKKSILATAGIMEEENSLNREVYYRFPYGAYGSKKLAYHHMNVMKDVSKELFGDNCINFVFWDIDTADWLETITSAEITQGVMANFFGGTAYTFEYKNGKYIKVKYTIKNPIGGGVSLMHDVHAHSVAAVPMMLEKFKEKGIEVVPLQEVEEFAYNGKECRLKI; this comes from the coding sequence ATGAAAACATTAATACTTATCTCTTTATTAGCTTTTAATACTTACGCTGCCGACGACCGTCAGTTCCCGGACCCAGATCAAATTTACATACCTGGTAAAGATATCGGTTTCTCTAAATACTTAACCAAGTCTTTAAGAGCAACTAACAAGATCGCCCTGACTTTTGACGATGGCCCAGATGTTAACTTAACTCCAAAATTATTAGACACGCTAAAAGCATACAATGTGAAAGCAACATTCTTCATTCTTACTGAGAGAATAAATGCGCAAACACTTCCCATCATCAAGCGTATGGTTGCCGAAGGTCATAATGTGGCCAGCCATCACCATGATCACATCAGCAGTGATAATAAAACTGAAACAGTCTATAGAGCTGGATTAAAAAAATCTATCCTGGCAACCGCTGGCATCATGGAAGAAGAAAACTCTCTTAATAGAGAAGTTTACTACCGCTTCCCATACGGAGCTTATGGTTCCAAAAAACTTGCTTATCACCATATGAACGTTATGAAAGACGTTTCAAAAGAACTCTTTGGCGACAACTGTATTAATTTTGTGTTCTGGGATATCGATACGGCAGACTGGTTAGAAACAATCACTTCGGCCGAGATCACTCAAGGTGTAATGGCCAATTTTTTTGGTGGGACAGCTTATACTTTCGAATATAAAAACGGAAAGTACATCAAGGTCAAGTACACGATCAAAAATCCAATTGGTGGGGGAGTTTCTCTAATGCACGATGTGCACGCTCATTCAGTTGCAGCTGTGCCAATGATGCTTGAGAAGTTCAAAGAAAAAGGAATTGAAGTTGTGCCTCTTCAGGAAGTAGAGGAGTTTGCTTACAATGGAAAGGAATGTCGCTTAAAGATTTGA
- a CDS encoding lipid kinase, with amino-acid sequence MKKVLLLISPKSRRGAESITLASEHLQTLGYSIINDPNQESTDPNGLIIKYAKEISYVIVGGGDGSVNKVLPSLVKAQVPLVVIPLGTANNLARHYNLSYDIAEALRVIEFGVNMKIDLGLVNNIYFVNVVGLGLSTYVNTRVPATLKKYLGAFAFVLTAFYLSTKIRPFRLNILADGKSYTRRSWQISVCNGRHYGNGLTVKHDASLLDGKLHALSTEVAKWWQGFFLIPALISGRYKKDHDVSLFEAETIELTTRRILKIDVDGDIQTRTPATFKVHRSALLLRIPESEGSNL; translated from the coding sequence ATGAAAAAAGTCCTTCTGCTAATTAGTCCTAAATCCCGTCGTGGAGCTGAGTCCATCACGCTCGCGTCTGAGCATTTACAGACCTTAGGTTACTCTATCATCAATGACCCGAATCAGGAAAGCACTGATCCTAACGGATTGATCATAAAATACGCGAAAGAAATCTCTTACGTTATTGTGGGTGGTGGCGATGGTTCCGTTAATAAAGTCCTTCCAAGTTTAGTCAAAGCTCAGGTCCCTTTAGTCGTTATTCCCTTGGGAACGGCCAACAATCTCGCACGTCACTACAATCTTTCTTACGATATCGCTGAAGCTCTACGCGTAATTGAGTTTGGTGTGAACATGAAAATTGACCTTGGGTTAGTGAACAACATTTACTTCGTTAATGTTGTGGGTCTGGGCCTTAGTACTTATGTAAATACAAGAGTCCCTGCTACGCTAAAGAAATACTTGGGCGCTTTTGCTTTCGTCCTTACTGCTTTTTATCTTTCAACAAAGATTCGCCCGTTTCGTTTAAATATTCTTGCTGATGGAAAAAGTTATACTCGTAGAAGCTGGCAAATCAGCGTCTGCAATGGTCGCCACTACGGAAATGGTTTAACTGTAAAACACGATGCTTCTCTTCTTGATGGTAAACTCCATGCTCTTAGCACTGAAGTCGCTAAATGGTGGCAGGGATTTTTTCTTATTCCTGCACTGATTAGTGGCCGTTATAAAAAAGATCATGATGTGAGTTTATTTGAAGCCGAGACAATTGAGCTGACAACCAGAAGAATATTAAAGATTGATGTGGATGGTGATATTCAGACTCGCACTCCTGCTACTTTTAAAGTTCACAGAAGTGCATTGCTTTTACGAATTCCAGAATCGGAAGGATCAAATCTTTAA
- a CDS encoding metallophosphoesterase family protein, with protein MSSDRKTLNIIHFSDLHFGRIQDQVLNDLDQYLKDNQDLINLVILTGDLTQRAKKEQFIAAKEFLSKIKVPVFVVPGNHDVPLYNLFLRFFTPYSRFKKYMGNLISNYYEDENIAIFGLWTVNPLRVQEGKISESDILAVTEKFKKVPDHKIKILAGHHPIATYEEPKIKKLFEKLIELKPDFLMWGHDHQSSIKYFDEKTKMLPLMMASGTTISSRVRAEANSFNLITIMDTDVNVKTMAHMEGKGFFVAAEFNGTLNR; from the coding sequence ATGAGCTCCGATAGAAAAACTCTTAATATCATCCATTTTTCCGATCTGCACTTTGGTCGCATTCAAGATCAGGTGTTGAACGATCTGGATCAATACCTGAAAGACAACCAGGATTTAATCAATCTGGTGATCTTAACAGGAGATCTTACCCAGAGAGCAAAAAAAGAGCAATTTATTGCTGCAAAAGAATTCCTCTCAAAAATCAAAGTCCCGGTGTTTGTGGTGCCTGGAAATCACGATGTCCCTTTGTATAATTTATTTCTAAGGTTTTTTACTCCTTATTCACGCTTTAAAAAGTATATGGGTAATCTGATTAGCAATTACTACGAAGACGAGAACATCGCCATCTTTGGTCTCTGGACGGTGAATCCGTTAAGAGTGCAGGAGGGGAAGATTTCGGAGTCTGACATCCTCGCGGTGACAGAAAAGTTTAAGAAAGTTCCTGATCATAAAATTAAAATCCTGGCAGGCCATCATCCGATTGCTACATACGAAGAACCAAAAATTAAAAAGCTTTTTGAAAAATTGATCGAATTAAAACCAGATTTTTTAATGTGGGGCCATGACCATCAAAGCAGCATTAAGTACTTTGATGAAAAAACCAAGATGCTTCCTTTAATGATGGCATCAGGAACGACGATCTCTTCACGAGTGCGAGCAGAGGCCAACAGTTTTAACCTTATCACTATCATGGACACAGACGTCAATGTGAAGACCATGGCACATATGGAAGGGAAGGGTTTTTTTGTGGCCGCTGAATTTAATGGGACTTTAAATAGATAA